The proteins below are encoded in one region of Fimbriimonadaceae bacterium:
- a CDS encoding prepilin-type N-terminal cleavage/methylation domain-containing protein yields MRKALSFVEVLVVIALLAVLVAIIYPVFGNSRRGARETNCVSNLRQLYAAWALYVDANEGRLPSNMAQFVGESAKPVALCPSDPLGGANTESSKALQSPVSYFYVPTQDYFLNAIAAADPNHGILVDLMHGERKKVVKDPFLDTKGLVFRGLLDGSVHRARVDHMCLNTARGEVVARPHWTIFTDALPCPEPWCLAGSTPCSR; encoded by the coding sequence TTGAGAAAGGCTCTAAGCTTCGTCGAGGTCTTGGTGGTGATCGCCTTGCTTGCGGTCCTTGTCGCCATCATCTACCCTGTCTTTGGCAACTCGAGACGAGGGGCCCGGGAGACGAACTGCGTCAGCAACTTGCGGCAGCTCTATGCTGCTTGGGCCCTATACGTCGATGCAAACGAGGGCCGGCTTCCGAGCAACATGGCTCAGTTTGTCGGCGAGAGCGCAAAGCCCGTAGCCCTTTGCCCTTCCGACCCGTTAGGCGGTGCTAACACGGAGTCCTCGAAAGCGCTTCAGAGCCCCGTCTCTTACTTCTACGTGCCGACACAGGACTACTTCCTAAACGCGATAGCCGCCGCCGATCCCAATCACGGCATCCTGGTCGATCTCATGCACGGGGAGCGGAAGAAAGTGGTCAAGGATCCATTTCTGGATACGAAGGGTCTCGTCTTTCGTGGGCTCTTGGACGGCTCCGTCCACCGCGCCCGCGTCGACCATATGTGCCTCAATACTGCCCGAGGAGAAGTCGTGGCGCGACCCCATTGGACCATCTTCACCGACGCCCTTCCGTGTCCTGAACCGTGGTGCCTAGCCGGTTCCACACCCTGCTCGCGCTGA
- a CDS encoding homogentisate 1,2-dioxygenase yields the protein MPRYHRLGQLPAKKHVQFRKPDGSLYSEQLFSTHGFSDMMSTMYHINLPTEVAGWEDMGPVEPRYVKDEALRHRHFKTARLKPCGDAITGRIPLMGNNDCVWNQALVAEQMQDFFKNAQADEVLFIHDGSGVLESMYGDVPFKPGDYIVIPRGTIWRLRFDSLPVRMLTIESYGPVTIPKNYRNQYGQLLEEAPYSERDIHPPVELKTYDEAGDYYVVVKARGRYTKYHYKFHPFDIVGWDGYVYPWTFNILDFQPITGKLHLPPPIHQTFAGHNFVVCSFCPRMLDFHPEAIVIPYNHSNVDSDEVLYYCNDKFGSRKGIEEGSITMHPLGIPHGPQPGAVERSIGHTKTEELAVMLDTFHPLYMTEDAVAIEDPDYWKSWQTR from the coding sequence ATGCCGCGATATCACCGACTCGGCCAGCTTCCGGCCAAGAAGCACGTGCAGTTCCGCAAGCCCGACGGCTCGCTCTACTCCGAGCAGCTCTTCAGCACCCACGGGTTCAGCGACATGATGTCGACCATGTACCACATCAACCTGCCGACGGAGGTCGCGGGGTGGGAGGACATGGGGCCGGTCGAGCCGCGCTACGTCAAGGACGAGGCCTTGCGGCACCGGCACTTCAAGACCGCGCGGCTGAAGCCGTGCGGCGACGCCATCACCGGGCGCATCCCGCTCATGGGCAACAACGACTGCGTCTGGAACCAGGCCCTGGTCGCCGAGCAGATGCAGGACTTCTTCAAAAACGCCCAGGCGGACGAGGTGCTCTTCATCCACGACGGCAGCGGCGTGCTGGAGTCGATGTACGGCGACGTGCCGTTCAAACCGGGCGACTATATCGTCATCCCGCGCGGCACGATCTGGCGGCTGCGCTTCGACAGCCTGCCCGTGCGCATGCTCACGATCGAGAGCTACGGGCCGGTCACGATCCCCAAGAACTACCGCAACCAGTACGGCCAGCTCCTCGAGGAGGCGCCCTACAGCGAGCGCGACATCCATCCGCCGGTCGAGCTGAAGACGTACGACGAGGCGGGCGACTACTACGTGGTGGTCAAGGCGCGCGGGCGGTACACGAAGTACCACTACAAGTTCCACCCGTTCGACATCGTGGGCTGGGACGGCTACGTCTACCCGTGGACGTTCAACATCCTGGACTTCCAGCCGATCACGGGCAAGCTCCACCTACCGCCGCCGATCCACCAGACCTTCGCCGGGCACAACTTCGTCGTCTGCTCCTTCTGCCCGCGCATGCTGGACTTCCACCCGGAGGCGATCGTCATCCCCTACAACCACTCGAACGTGGACAGCGACGAGGTGCTCTACTACTGCAACGACAAGTTCGGCTCGCGCAAGGGCATCGAGGAGGGCTCGATCACCATGCACCCGCTCGGCATCCCCCACGGCCCCCAGCCCGGCGCGGTCGAGCGCAGCATCGGCCATACCAAGACCGAGGAGCTCGCCGTCATGCTCGACACCTTCCACCCGCTCTACATGACCGAGGACGCGGTGGCGATCGAAGACCCGGACTATTGGAAGAGCTGGCAGACGCGGTGA